A genome region from Bemisia tabaci chromosome 3, PGI_BMITA_v3 includes the following:
- the LOC109038561 gene encoding zinc finger CCCH domain-containing protein 11A isoform X2 produces the protein MESGSRKNDDCYFYYYSTCTKGSECLFRHEPTALGCEVTCNLWQQGKCINSHCNLRHMLLKKNRKMIPCYWEMQPTGCTKPHCPFQHSVPRDNVATTEGLKG, from the exons atggaaaGTGGAAGTCGGAAAAATGATGACTGCTACTTCTATTACTACTCTACATGCACAAAG ggTTCAGAGTGCCTGTTCAGGCATGAACCGACTGCATTAGGTTGTGAAGTAACGTGTAATCTCTGGCAGCAGGGAAAATGTATCAATTCTCATTGCAATCTCCGACACATGCTACTAAAG aaaaaccggaaaatgatACCATGCTATTGGGAGATGCAGCCAACCGGTTGTACCAAACCACATTGCCCTTTCCAGCACTCAGTACCTCGAGACAATGTAGCAACAACGGAAG GTTTGAAAGGGTGA
- the LOC109038561 gene encoding zinc finger CCCH domain-containing protein 11A isoform X1, producing MESGSRKNDDCYFYYYSTCTKGSECLFRHEPTALGCEVTCNLWQQGKCINSHCNLRHMLLKKNRKMIPCYWEMQPTGCTKPHCPFQHSVPRDNVATTEGNVSK from the exons atggaaaGTGGAAGTCGGAAAAATGATGACTGCTACTTCTATTACTACTCTACATGCACAAAG ggTTCAGAGTGCCTGTTCAGGCATGAACCGACTGCATTAGGTTGTGAAGTAACGTGTAATCTCTGGCAGCAGGGAAAATGTATCAATTCTCATTGCAATCTCCGACACATGCTACTAAAG aaaaaccggaaaatgatACCATGCTATTGGGAGATGCAGCCAACCGGTTGTACCAAACCACATTGCCCTTTCCAGCACTCAGTACCTCGAGACAATGTAGCAACAACGGAAGGTAACGTCAgtaaataa